A DNA window from Mucilaginibacter xinganensis contains the following coding sequences:
- a CDS encoding TolC family protein: protein MTTQNNNTDLQPLKSTLKNFVRILIPAILLTLLLGAAAKAQDRVITLDEAIKLGLDNSKVLKLSKSKIDRAVSQFNQAKDQALPTGSASFDYNRAQIPANKLVLGDQSLSLPKSANAYLGIVSLNETIFGGNKLKYARQSTTLLTEVARLDADNDKDQITYDIINAYYNLYKVLQSKKVVEQNLSSIDQQIKQSQRFFDQGLVTKNDVLRFQLQRSNVELNGIDLETNRKIINYNLNVLLGLNEGTQLTIAQINEADRQVAPLANYLDTAMSNRVEFKQLDLRTKVAETSIKNIQANTLPTLGASVSGYYVDVSANPLPKSGSYITPITLGLGLKWNFSSLWTNKNKVAEAKIDREETIINKSIELDNVKKEVNQDYQNYTMALDKVKLLQTSIDQAGENNKILESKYKSNIASATDRADAETLLYQAQINLELAKADAGLAYYTLLKSTGKLNK from the coding sequence ATGACAACACAAAATAATAACACCGACCTACAACCCTTAAAAAGCACGTTGAAAAACTTCGTGCGGATCCTTATTCCTGCCATACTGCTCACGTTGTTGCTTGGCGCAGCTGCAAAAGCGCAGGACAGGGTGATTACACTTGACGAAGCCATTAAGCTGGGACTTGATAACAGCAAGGTTTTGAAGCTGTCAAAAAGTAAAATAGACCGTGCTGTTTCGCAGTTTAACCAGGCAAAAGACCAGGCGTTGCCCACCGGCAGTGCCAGCTTTGATTATAATAGGGCTCAGATCCCGGCAAATAAACTGGTTTTGGGCGATCAAAGTCTGTCGTTGCCTAAAAGTGCAAATGCCTACCTGGGAATAGTATCGCTTAATGAAACCATTTTTGGCGGTAATAAGCTAAAGTATGCAAGGCAATCAACAACGCTTCTTACCGAAGTTGCGCGTTTAGATGCCGACAATGATAAAGACCAGATCACGTATGATATTATAAATGCGTACTATAACTTATATAAAGTTTTGCAGAGCAAAAAAGTTGTTGAGCAAAATTTGAGTTCAATTGATCAGCAAATCAAGCAATCGCAACGTTTTTTTGACCAGGGTTTGGTTACCAAAAACGATGTGTTGCGTTTTCAATTGCAGCGTTCAAATGTTGAGTTGAACGGGATTGATCTTGAAACCAACCGTAAGATCATAAACTATAACCTCAATGTTCTATTGGGTTTAAATGAGGGTACCCAGTTAACAATAGCGCAAATAAATGAAGCGGACAGACAGGTTGCTCCGCTTGCTAATTACCTTGACACCGCAATGAGTAACCGTGTTGAGTTTAAACAGCTTGATTTGCGTACAAAGGTGGCTGAAACCAGCATCAAGAACATTCAGGCTAATACCCTGCCAACATTAGGTGCATCCGTAAGTGGCTATTATGTGGATGTTTCAGCAAACCCGCTGCCCAAAAGCGGCAGCTATATAACACCTATCACCTTGGGCCTGGGATTGAAATGGAATTTCTCTTCACTATGGACGAACAAAAACAAGGTGGCTGAGGCTAAGATTGACCGCGAGGAAACCATCATCAATAAAAGTATTGAACTTGATAACGTAAAAAAAGAAGTTAACCAGGACTATCAGAACTATACGATGGCTTTGGATAAGGTAAAGCTTTTACAAACCTCAATTGACCAGGCCGGCGAGAATAACAAGATACTGGAATCAAAATATAAAAGCAATATAGCGTCGGCAACAGACCGGGCAGACGCTGAAACACTACTGTACCAGGCACAGATCAATCTGGAATTGGCAAAAGCCGATGCAGGCCTGGCGTACTACACACTTTTAAAATCAACCGGAAAACTAAACAAATAA
- a CDS encoding TetR/AcrR family transcriptional regulator, whose amino-acid sequence MDKEKIDKKDHILDVAEKVFSEHGFDGASTRLISGEANVNMAMLNYYFGSKEGLFIAVVERKITSFQDILQNIGNASDMSPWDKIERYIEIYGEKVVNNNCFQKLLYREMGINRRTDLSDKLRSILMVNVGELTKILDEGVRQGDFNADVDAAMVIATLYGTKNYLLNTPLMATTMLGFDIQDDKLMEEKLKPRIKTYMKRLLKAYLMTDNDNTK is encoded by the coding sequence ATGGATAAAGAAAAGATAGATAAGAAAGACCACATTCTCGATGTTGCTGAAAAGGTTTTTTCAGAACACGGTTTTGATGGCGCTTCTACCCGGTTAATATCCGGAGAAGCAAATGTCAATATGGCAATGCTTAACTACTATTTTGGCTCGAAAGAGGGGTTATTTATTGCCGTTGTAGAGCGTAAAATAACTTCTTTTCAGGACATTTTACAAAATATAGGCAATGCCAGTGACATGAGCCCGTGGGATAAAATAGAGCGCTATATTGAAATATATGGAGAGAAAGTTGTTAATAACAACTGCTTCCAAAAGCTATTATACCGCGAAATGGGCATAAACCGACGGACGGACCTTTCTGATAAGCTGCGCAGTATTCTGATGGTAAATGTGGGTGAGCTTACTAAAATACTGGATGAAGGTGTAAGACAGGGTGATTTTAACGCGGATGTTGATGCCGCAATGGTGATTGCCACGCTTTACGGGACAAAAAACTATTTGCTAAATACACCCCTGATGGCAACTACGATGCTTGGTTTTGATATACAAGACGACAAATTAATGGAGGAAAAGCTAAAGCCACGGATAAAAACGTATATGAAACGACTTTTAAAAGCTTACTTAATGACTGACAATGACAACACAAAATAA
- a CDS encoding PIG-L family deacetylase, which yields MNRFKLIAALLFVTSFSFAQTAPPADIATLRQNFKKLDVLGSVLYVAAHPDDENTRLLAYLAQEKHYRTGYLSMTHGDGGQNLLGNEQSELLGLIRTQELLAARKVDGAEQFFTRANDFGFSKGPEETLKIWNKEKVLSDVVWVIRKFRPDVIICRFPTTGEGGHGHHTSSAILAQEAFTAAADPKRFPEQLQYVQPWQARRLLWNTFNFGTTNTTSPDQFKIDVGVYNPSLGKGYGELAAESRSNHKTQGFGSARQRGESFEYFKTILGDAPQNDLMDGVNTTWKRVKDGESIDAAINIISKSFDADNPEQSVPALVKLLGKIEKIGDVYWRAQKAKELDNLIASCAGLWFESYVAEPAYALGDSIHVRSQVIDRYSNKVKLNSISVNQTETKFNSLVIPANQLQTYNSTVLADKITQPYWLETAHSIGTYNIPGQLYVGNPENPDLPAATFEFIIEGKAIRFERRLAYKYVTPVNGEIYQPVEIAPPVTANIASQDYIFNNSYPQTVTIKLRSYTNSNGSISLKSLAGWKIVPEKFDFSGKTKGDEWTVAFTVSPTEHRPVTSVLEAVATVNGKAFSMGVQHIKYDHIPNITLFPPSQAKLIDINLKIAGKKIGYISGAGDLVPEALRQVGYDVHELTEKEIMNGDLSGYDAIVTGVRAYNVNERLAVEQPKLLEYVKNGGNLLIQYNNNSGLVTKQIGPYPFKPVNQRVTDENAKITILDEQNPVLNYPNKITQDDFNGWIQERGLYFVNDIAPNYKQVLQMNDPGEAPNNGALITGAYGEGRFIYTSLAFFRQLPAGVPGAYRLFINLLSKPKAQAIP from the coding sequence ATGAACCGCTTTAAACTTATTGCCGCCTTATTGTTTGTTACTTCTTTTTCTTTTGCCCAAACTGCTCCGCCTGCTGATATCGCCACCCTTCGTCAGAATTTTAAAAAGCTGGATGTTTTGGGCAGCGTGTTGTACGTAGCAGCTCACCCTGATGATGAAAATACACGGCTGCTGGCTTACCTGGCGCAGGAAAAACATTACCGCACGGGGTATCTTTCTATGACGCACGGCGATGGCGGGCAAAACCTGTTAGGCAACGAGCAAAGCGAGTTGCTAGGGCTGATCCGAACACAGGAACTTTTAGCAGCCCGGAAAGTTGACGGTGCCGAGCAGTTTTTTACCCGGGCAAACGATTTCGGCTTTTCGAAAGGGCCGGAAGAAACTTTAAAGATCTGGAATAAGGAAAAGGTTTTAAGTGATGTGGTTTGGGTGATCCGCAAGTTCAGGCCCGATGTAATTATCTGCCGGTTCCCAACTACAGGCGAGGGAGGCCACGGGCATCATACCTCATCGGCGATACTGGCGCAGGAAGCTTTTACAGCTGCAGCCGATCCGAAACGTTTTCCTGAACAATTGCAATATGTGCAACCGTGGCAGGCCAGGCGTTTACTTTGGAACACCTTTAATTTTGGCACCACAAATACCACCAGCCCCGACCAGTTTAAGATTGACGTTGGCGTTTATAACCCTTCACTGGGTAAAGGCTATGGCGAGCTGGCTGCCGAGAGCCGCAGTAACCATAAAACCCAGGGCTTTGGTTCGGCAAGGCAGCGCGGCGAATCATTTGAGTATTTTAAAACCATTTTGGGCGATGCGCCGCAAAATGATTTAATGGACGGCGTAAACACTACCTGGAAAAGGGTAAAGGATGGCGAAAGCATTGATGCTGCAATAAACATTATCAGTAAAAGTTTTGATGCCGATAATCCCGAACAATCGGTGCCTGCTTTGGTGAAGTTACTTGGGAAAATAGAGAAAATTGGCGATGTGTACTGGCGTGCACAAAAAGCAAAAGAGCTTGATAACCTTATTGCATCCTGTGCCGGCTTATGGTTTGAAAGCTATGTTGCCGAACCTGCCTATGCTTTGGGCGATAGTATTCATGTGCGTTCACAGGTAATTGATCGTTACAGCAATAAGGTTAAGTTAAACAGCATTAGTGTAAACCAAACCGAAACTAAATTTAACAGCCTGGTGATCCCGGCAAACCAGTTGCAAACTTATAACAGCACAGTATTAGCTGATAAAATTACACAGCCTTACTGGCTTGAAACTGCACATAGCATTGGCACTTATAATATTCCGGGGCAGCTATATGTCGGCAACCCGGAAAATCCAGACTTGCCTGCCGCTACTTTTGAATTTATTATTGAAGGTAAAGCTATTCGGTTTGAGCGCCGGCTGGCGTACAAATATGTAACACCGGTTAACGGCGAGATCTATCAGCCTGTTGAAATAGCTCCTCCGGTAACCGCCAACATTGCCAGCCAGGATTATATTTTTAATAATAGCTATCCGCAAACAGTAACCATAAAACTAAGGAGCTACACAAACAGCAACGGCAGCATAAGCTTAAAATCGCTGGCGGGCTGGAAAATCGTTCCTGAAAAATTTGATTTTTCGGGCAAAACCAAAGGTGATGAGTGGACGGTGGCTTTTACAGTTAGCCCAACAGAGCACCGCCCTGTAACGTCGGTTTTGGAAGCAGTTGCAACCGTTAACGGGAAAGCTTTTTCAATGGGCGTTCAGCATATAAAATATGATCATATCCCTAATATTACCTTATTCCCGCCGTCGCAAGCCAAACTGATAGATATAAACCTAAAAATAGCAGGTAAAAAAATAGGCTACATTAGCGGCGCCGGCGACCTTGTGCCCGAGGCATTGCGGCAGGTAGGTTATGATGTGCATGAGCTGACTGAAAAAGAGATCATGAACGGCGACCTTTCCGGTTACGATGCAATAGTTACCGGAGTGCGGGCTTACAATGTAAATGAGCGCCTCGCTGTTGAGCAGCCGAAGCTGCTGGAATATGTTAAAAATGGCGGAAACCTACTGATCCAGTACAATAACAATAGCGGCCTGGTTACCAAGCAAATTGGCCCTTATCCCTTTAAGCCGGTAAACCAGCGTGTTACCGACGAAAATGCAAAGATCACAATTCTCGATGAACAAAATCCGGTTTTAAACTATCCCAATAAAATAACCCAGGATGATTTTAATGGCTGGATCCAGGAACGTGGACTGTATTTTGTAAATGATATTGCCCCCAACTATAAACAGGTATTACAAATGAACGACCCGGGCGAAGCGCCAAACAATGGCGCACTGATAACAGGAGCTTATGGCGAAGGGCGTTTTATTTATACTTCACTCGCATTTTTCAGGCAATTGCCGGCGGGGGTTCCGGGCGCATACAGACTATTTATAAACTTACTGAGCAAACCAAAAGCGCAGGCTATTCCTTAA
- a CDS encoding sodium:solute symporter has translation MSLVDWIVLCVTLLTIVIYGIWKSGANKNIDQYLMGGRTLRWYHVGLSVMATQASAITFLSAPGQAYSDGMRFVQFYLGLPLAMIVLCVTFVPIFHRLKVYTAYEFLENRFDLKTRALTAFLFLIQRGLSTGITIYAPSIILSTILNINTVYTTLFIGSLVIFYTVYGGTKAVSYTQLLQMSIIFLGMFFAGAMVVHLLPHEVGFAKAIKLAGKLGRMNVIDWKFDVNNRYNIWSGLIGGFFLQLSYFGTDQSQVGRYLTGSSVGQSRMGLIMNGLLKIPMQFLILLIGILVFAFYQFNRAPMFFNRYEVEQVKKSRYSGQYNKLEDQYTAVFEQRKNKADDLIKALDSKNNAQINNAQAALKIADKQSADIRKEAIAVMKKNNAKANEDDTNYVFLNFVTHFLPRGLIGLLVAIVFLASMGSTASALNSLASTSVVDIYKRIINPGATDKNYLLASRLATIFWGVICVLMALYASKVGNLLEFVNKLGSYIYGTILGVFVVAFYLKKVRGNAVFIAAVITELLVCTLGYFDKVAYLWLNAIGCILVIAIALVINPLFPDKQAPAVSQ, from the coding sequence ATGAGCTTAGTTGATTGGATCGTTCTTTGCGTTACGCTGCTCACCATCGTAATTTATGGTATATGGAAAAGCGGAGCTAACAAAAATATCGACCAATACCTTATGGGTGGCCGCACATTGCGATGGTACCATGTAGGGCTTTCTGTAATGGCTACACAAGCCAGCGCTATTACTTTTTTATCAGCACCCGGGCAGGCCTATTCAGACGGGATGCGCTTTGTTCAGTTTTACCTTGGGCTACCGCTGGCAATGATTGTGCTATGCGTTACATTTGTCCCCATATTTCACAGGCTTAAGGTTTATACCGCTTACGAATTTTTAGAAAACCGCTTCGACCTTAAAACAAGGGCACTTACTGCTTTTCTTTTTCTAATACAACGCGGCCTTTCAACCGGCATCACTATCTATGCGCCATCTATTATCCTATCAACCATATTAAACATCAACACGGTTTACACCACCCTTTTTATTGGCAGCCTCGTTATTTTTTATACAGTTTATGGGGGTACAAAAGCTGTATCATACACGCAGCTGCTACAAATGAGCATTATATTTTTAGGGATGTTTTTTGCCGGTGCTATGGTTGTGCATCTATTACCTCACGAAGTTGGTTTTGCAAAGGCTATTAAACTTGCCGGCAAACTTGGCCGCATGAATGTAATAGACTGGAAATTTGATGTCAATAACAGATACAACATCTGGAGTGGCCTTATTGGCGGCTTCTTTTTACAGCTCTCCTATTTCGGCACAGACCAAAGCCAGGTTGGCCGGTATTTAACCGGCAGTTCAGTAGGGCAAAGCCGAATGGGGTTAATTATGAACGGATTGCTGAAAATTCCGATGCAATTTTTGATTTTGCTGATCGGCATCCTGGTTTTCGCATTTTACCAATTTAACCGCGCACCAATGTTCTTCAATCGCTACGAAGTTGAGCAGGTTAAAAAAAGCCGCTATTCCGGGCAGTATAATAAGCTGGAGGACCAATATACCGCAGTATTTGAACAGCGAAAAAACAAAGCAGATGATCTGATAAAGGCACTGGATAGTAAAAACAACGCGCAAATAAACAACGCCCAGGCAGCTTTAAAAATTGCAGATAAGCAATCGGCAGATATCCGAAAGGAGGCCATCGCCGTTATGAAGAAAAATAATGCAAAAGCCAATGAGGACGACACAAATTATGTTTTCCTGAATTTTGTAACCCATTTTTTGCCAAGGGGCCTGATTGGTTTGCTGGTAGCCATTGTTTTCTTGGCTTCAATGGGCTCAACGGCCAGTGCGTTAAATTCCCTGGCGTCAACCAGCGTGGTTGATATCTACAAAAGGATCATTAACCCGGGGGCTACCGATAAAAACTATTTACTTGCATCAAGGCTCGCCACCATATTTTGGGGTGTTATTTGCGTGTTAATGGCTTTGTATGCAAGTAAAGTAGGTAATTTACTTGAATTTGTTAACAAACTTGGCTCCTATATTTATGGCACCATCCTGGGTGTTTTTGTTGTCGCTTTCTATTTAAAAAAGGTAAGAGGCAATGCGGTTTTTATAGCTGCAGTAATTACCGAATTGCTGGTATGTACGCTGGGATATTTTGACAAGGTGGCCTATTTATGGCTAAACGCAATCGGCTGTATTTTAGTGATCGCAATAGCGCTGGTAATCAACCCGCTATTCCCGGATAAACAAGCCCCGGCAGTTTCACAGTAA
- a CDS encoding YnfA family protein, with translation MSIIRSLGIFLLAGICEIGGGYLTWLWLKSDKPIWYGVLGGIILVLYGVGATWQTANFGRVYATYGGIFIVMALLWAWKVEGFKPDKYDIIGTAIALIGACIIIYMPGK, from the coding sequence ATGAGCATTATAAGATCATTAGGAATATTTTTACTGGCCGGGATTTGCGAAATTGGCGGCGGATATTTAACCTGGCTTTGGCTAAAATCAGATAAGCCAATATGGTATGGAGTTTTAGGAGGGATAATCCTGGTGCTTTACGGCGTTGGTGCAACGTGGCAAACAGCAAACTTCGGCCGGGTTTACGCAACCTACGGGGGAATATTTATCGTTATGGCACTGCTTTGGGCCTGGAAGGTTGAGGGTTTTAAGCCTGACAAATATGATATTATTGGTACTGCTATAGCTTTAATTGGCGCCTGTATAATTATTTATATGCCAGGAAAGTAG
- a CDS encoding DUF2911 domain-containing protein: MKKCYIYVLAILLAGITFKTKAQAPRIPEASPTQTIIQDFGLGKVTITYSRPSVKGRVIFGGINPYGEVWRTGANAATTITFTENVIIEGNHVPAGTYALFSIPNKDEWTIILNKTAKQWGAYSYKEADDLLRFKVKPIYMAEKRESFTIQFANETTHSSDLYLVWDHTAVAIKLNTDDDAKITANIDELMKGNRKPYYFNAIQYYYENNKDMNKALAWALEAEKVEPTGPWFKLWEARIRLKMGDKKAAILAAQQGVDLAKATNDDEYVRLNQAVIEQAKKSKL, encoded by the coding sequence ATGAAAAAATGTTACATATATGTACTTGCTATACTTTTAGCAGGAATAACTTTTAAAACCAAGGCACAGGCACCCCGCATTCCTGAAGCAAGCCCAACTCAAACCATCATCCAGGATTTCGGCTTAGGGAAAGTTACCATAACTTATTCAAGACCCAGTGTTAAAGGACGAGTGATTTTTGGCGGAATAAATCCGTACGGGGAAGTATGGCGGACAGGTGCGAATGCAGCAACCACCATTACTTTTACCGAAAACGTTATTATAGAAGGCAACCATGTACCAGCCGGGACTTATGCCTTGTTTAGTATTCCAAATAAGGACGAGTGGACAATTATACTTAACAAAACAGCCAAACAATGGGGCGCGTATAGCTATAAAGAAGCGGATGACCTTTTACGGTTTAAAGTAAAACCTATTTACATGGCCGAGAAACGCGAGAGTTTCACCATTCAGTTCGCGAATGAAACCACACACTCTTCAGATCTATACCTGGTTTGGGATCACACGGCTGTTGCCATCAAGTTAAACACAGATGACGATGCCAAAATAACAGCTAATATTGATGAACTGATGAAGGGTAACCGCAAGCCTTACTACTTTAACGCCATACAGTATTATTACGAAAATAATAAGGACATGAATAAGGCACTTGCCTGGGCATTGGAAGCTGAAAAAGTTGAACCAACAGGTCCCTGGTTCAAATTATGGGAAGCCCGGATCCGCCTTAAAATGGGCGACAAAAAGGCAGCAATCCTGGCGGCTCAACAGGGCGTTGACCTCGCAAAAGCAACTAACGATGACGAATATGTAAGGTTAAACCAGGCGGTGATTGAGCAGGCTAAGAAATCAAAACTATAA
- a CDS encoding RNA polymerase sigma factor has protein sequence MQSKLSDIELIDQVLAGNQSAYADLVKRHQRFVFTLALRFAKGREDAEEIAQDCFIKAYRSLASFQRQSKFSTWLYSIVYTTAMTFLRKKRVDTDSIDDENTYIQVESRSSAYDVNNAENRSRSFYLNQAIEQLLPDDAAIITLFYKGEQSLEEIGQALGMETNTVKVKLFRARQRLKEKLERNLKHEAKELI, from the coding sequence ATGCAGAGCAAGCTTTCAGATATAGAGTTGATAGACCAGGTACTGGCGGGAAACCAGTCGGCATACGCTGATTTGGTTAAGCGGCACCAGCGCTTTGTGTTTACCCTTGCCTTGCGTTTTGCAAAAGGAAGGGAAGATGCTGAGGAGATTGCGCAGGATTGCTTTATAAAAGCCTACCGTTCCCTGGCCTCTTTTCAGCGGCAATCAAAATTCAGTACATGGCTTTACAGTATAGTATATACAACCGCCATGACGTTTTTACGAAAGAAAAGAGTGGATACCGATTCAATAGATGACGAAAACACTTATATACAGGTAGAAAGCCGATCATCTGCGTACGATGTCAACAATGCAGAAAACAGGTCAAGGTCGTTTTACCTGAACCAGGCCATTGAACAGCTTTTGCCGGACGATGCCGCTATAATTACCCTGTTTTATAAAGGCGAACAATCGCTGGAGGAAATTGGGCAGGCATTGGGGATGGAAACCAATACGGTAAAGGTGAAATTATTCAGGGCGCGCCAGCGTTTAAAAGAGAAACTGGAGCGCAATTTAAAACATGAAGCTAAAGAACTGATATGA
- a CDS encoding DUF6249 domain-containing protein, whose protein sequence is MEDHAKELGVMVAIIVPLALFAMIFGIVYLAKRERMAMIERGMDPRRYKPQSAPFQNLKWGLLLIGAGAGLFLAYLLDHTVFKHMAGEFDNDDNAAIYFSLIAIFGGIGLFLSYHIEKKEAEKDGKNKLEE, encoded by the coding sequence ATGGAAGATCACGCAAAAGAACTTGGAGTAATGGTGGCAATTATAGTACCGCTAGCCCTGTTTGCAATGATTTTTGGCATTGTTTACCTTGCCAAACGGGAAAGAATGGCAATGATTGAACGCGGCATGGACCCCCGCCGTTACAAGCCCCAATCAGCACCTTTTCAAAATTTAAAATGGGGCTTATTACTTATCGGCGCGGGCGCGGGTTTGTTTTTAGCTTACCTGTTGGATCATACGGTATTTAAACACATGGCCGGCGAATTTGACAACGATGATAACGCTGCGATATACTTTTCATTAATTGCCATATTTGGCGGCATTGGCTTATTCCTTTCTTATCATATTGAGAAAAAAGAAGCGGAGAAAGATGGTAAGAATAAGCTGGAAGAATAA
- a CDS encoding DinB family protein, producing MIKRPNPDEYSEFAARYVNLVGDGPILEILERQKEESHNLFTSLSAEKAAYAYADGKWTIKQIVGHMADTERVFAYRALVFSRESITLPGFDQDVYMEQATFNSRPLEDLANELKTVRESSLYLLRSLTEQQSTQKGIASGSPFSVRAYAYMLAGHELHHINILKERYL from the coding sequence ATGATAAAGAGACCAAATCCTGATGAGTATTCGGAATTTGCGGCGCGGTATGTAAACCTGGTAGGGGATGGCCCGATACTGGAAATTTTGGAACGCCAAAAAGAAGAAAGCCATAATTTATTTACCAGCTTAAGCGCTGAAAAGGCAGCTTACGCTTATGCCGATGGCAAATGGACCATTAAACAGATTGTGGGCCATATGGCTGATACAGAAAGGGTTTTTGCTTACCGTGCACTTGTTTTCTCGCGCGAATCGATAACTCTGCCGGGGTTTGACCAGGATGTTTATATGGAGCAGGCGACTTTTAACAGCCGCCCGCTTGAAGACCTTGCAAATGAATTGAAAACCGTTCGCGAGTCAAGCCTGTATCTTTTACGCTCATTAACAGAACAGCAATCAACGCAGAAAGGGATTGCCAGCGGCAGTCCGTTTTCTGTAAGAGCGTATGCTTATATGTTAGCAGGGCACGAGCTGCATCATATTAACATTTTGAAAGAGCGGTATTTGTAA
- a CDS encoding sensor histidine kinase, which produces MNPYQQKRRWKYSLLTFAVVIASGSLLYTSYLVRNIAKSERTRAEVWALSMKHLLIADDDDFLGYVMSVRDSLSVPAIVTNNKGDVQFTRGLDPTKTHLKLEAENNKAKTYDPEYFKRELAYMQDQHRPIKYKVYGEQWLVYYKDSPLLTQLKFFPYVQLSVIAIFLLLAYTAFSSSRKSEQNQVWVGLAKETAHQLGTPISSLMAWIELMKEKFNAEDDSLIAEMENDVKRLEIVADRFSKIGSTPKLEEHRVYEVVKDFVDYFKVRISKNITIELLGNPHLQAGLNVPLFDWVLENLLKNAVNAIEGKGSIIVEISGNKIKKQVFIDVTDTGKGIPRSKFDTVFQPGYTTRKRGWGLGLSLTKRMIEVYHNGQIFVRDSELGKGTTFRIVLKNTRYDKETKS; this is translated from the coding sequence ATGAATCCATATCAACAAAAAAGACGCTGGAAATACTCATTGCTCACCTTTGCAGTAGTTATTGCCAGCGGGTCATTATTATATACCAGCTATCTTGTGCGCAATATCGCCAAATCAGAACGTACACGGGCAGAAGTGTGGGCACTAAGCATGAAACACTTGCTGATAGCGGACGATGACGATTTCTTAGGTTATGTAATGTCAGTTCGGGATAGCCTAAGTGTACCTGCTATTGTTACCAATAACAAAGGCGATGTGCAGTTTACCCGCGGGCTTGACCCTACTAAAACACATCTTAAATTAGAGGCCGAAAATAATAAAGCGAAAACGTACGACCCTGAATATTTTAAGCGTGAGCTGGCCTATATGCAGGATCAGCACAGGCCCATAAAGTATAAAGTTTATGGCGAGCAATGGCTGGTTTATTATAAAGATTCTCCATTGTTAACCCAGCTTAAGTTTTTCCCCTATGTGCAGCTCTCGGTGATAGCCATATTTTTATTGCTGGCTTACACGGCGTTCAGCTCGTCGCGAAAGTCTGAACAAAACCAGGTTTGGGTGGGGCTTGCAAAAGAGACTGCCCACCAGTTGGGCACGCCTATCTCTTCCTTAATGGCATGGATTGAGCTGATGAAAGAAAAATTTAATGCAGAAGACGATTCACTGATTGCCGAAATGGAGAATGATGTGAAGCGGCTTGAAATTGTTGCTGATCGTTTTTCAAAGATAGGATCTACACCCAAGCTGGAAGAACACCGGGTTTATGAAGTGGTAAAGGATTTTGTTGATTATTTTAAGGTTAGGATAAGTAAAAATATAACCATTGAGCTGTTGGGGAACCCGCATTTACAGGCCGGCTTAAATGTGCCGTTATTTGATTGGGTGTTGGAGAACCTGCTTAAAAATGCGGTTAATGCAATTGAGGGCAAAGGGTCAATAATTGTAGAGATATCTGGCAACAAAATTAAAAAGCAGGTTTTTATTGACGTAACCGATACCGGGAAAGGCATCCCCAGGTCAAAGTTTGATACGGTATTTCAACCGGGTTATACCACCCGCAAAAGAGGCTGGGGATTGGGGCTTTCGCTAACCAAGCGAATGATTGAGGTGTACCACAACGGACAGATCTTTGTGCGCGATTCGGAACTGGGCAAAGGCACCACCTTTAGAATTGTATTAAAAAACACACGATATGATAAAGAGACCAAATCCTGA